The following are from one region of the Candidatus Deferrimicrobium borealis genome:
- a CDS encoding branched-chain amino acid ABC transporter permease: MQSYVHVILAGLSSGMFIWLVASGLTLIFGVLGVLNFAHGSFYMLGAYCSFTVLKHLGAGYWTGLLLGPLAVCAAGFVVERFFLRHVYRIALPYQLLLTFAFVLIFDNLVKIVWGGGALSPPSLSFLGGSVPILGRNFPVYNLFIIAVGPAVALLLWALLEKTWYGRIIRASSSDREMAASLGVRVPALFTAVFVFGTWLGALGGGLAVPYVGLLTPGMGETIIIEAFIVAVIGGLGSLKGAFVGALVIGVLSAFGTRFFPAFDMALTFILMGGVLLWRPQGLFGATR, translated from the coding sequence ATGCAGTCGTACGTTCACGTGATCCTCGCCGGGTTGTCCAGCGGGATGTTCATCTGGCTCGTGGCCAGCGGGCTGACGCTGATCTTCGGCGTCCTCGGGGTGCTGAACTTCGCGCACGGCAGTTTCTACATGCTGGGGGCGTACTGCTCCTTCACCGTACTCAAGCACCTCGGGGCGGGATACTGGACGGGACTCCTTCTGGGCCCCCTTGCGGTCTGCGCGGCCGGGTTCGTGGTGGAGCGGTTCTTCCTGCGCCACGTCTACCGGATCGCGTTGCCGTACCAGCTTCTGCTCACGTTCGCGTTCGTCCTGATCTTCGACAACCTGGTGAAGATCGTCTGGGGAGGGGGGGCGCTCTCGCCCCCCTCCCTTTCCTTCCTCGGCGGGTCGGTCCCGATCCTGGGCCGGAACTTCCCGGTCTATAACCTGTTCATCATCGCCGTGGGCCCCGCGGTGGCGCTCCTCCTGTGGGCCCTGCTGGAGAAGACGTGGTACGGGCGGATCATCCGGGCGTCCTCCTCGGACCGTGAAATGGCGGCCAGCCTGGGCGTCCGGGTCCCGGCCCTTTTCACCGCCGTCTTCGTTTTCGGCACCTGGCTCGGCGCCCTGGGCGGGGGGTTGGCCGTCCCGTATGTCGGGCTGCTGACCCCCGGCATGGGGGAGACGATCATCATCGAGGCGTTCATCGTCGCCGTGATCGGGGGGCTTGGAAGCCTGAAAGGGGCGTTCGTCGGGGCCCTGGTGATCGGCGTCCTCTCCGCCTTCGGGACCCGGTTCTTTCCCGCCTTCGACATGGCCCTCACCTTCATCCTGATGGGGGGAGTCCTGCTGTGGCGGCCGCAGGGACTCTTCGGCGCGACGCGGTGA
- a CDS encoding long-chain-fatty-acid--CoA ligase produces MFRTIADIPYLQARRRGGKTAVVTDAGDPLSYAALDDRCRRFAAFLRSRSVASGERVALLLQNVPEFVIAYFGAIAAGCVAVPVNYRLSPPEVAYILSDCAAAVVVTTSEQFEKVAGQEGARGVGTWILVEDRREGSLPFGDALTPAPVSAPAPAAPDDVAVLLYTSGTTGFPKGAMISHRNTLFNVDSCRATLGYGEEDVGLLTLPLFHVTGLHSQLVALLACGATVVLQKEYDTGQVLERIARNRVTALFFVPAIYKLFTLRSDIDRYDLSSVRIAAYGGAPMAPETIEALNRAMPSRLHNCYGLTECSSLGTVLPSEFALTRSESVGLPVPGTAAEVRGPDGGTLQPGEPGELYLRGPHIVQGYFGAPEKTRDAIRDGWLKTGDIARIDGDGFVYILDRAKDMINRGGEKIYSLEVENVLSMCPGVAEAAVFGIPHPVFGEVPAARLVPLPGATIDPEEIRAFCRARLADYKVPVQVGIADRIPRNPGGKILKKELRREWESPSQEVAR; encoded by the coding sequence ATGTTCCGCACGATCGCAGACATTCCGTATCTCCAGGCGCGGCGACGGGGCGGGAAGACGGCCGTCGTCACCGACGCGGGGGATCCGTTGTCGTACGCCGCGCTGGACGACCGTTGCCGCAGGTTCGCCGCCTTCCTCCGGTCCCGCTCCGTCGCTTCGGGGGAACGCGTCGCTCTCCTTCTCCAGAATGTTCCGGAGTTCGTCATCGCGTATTTCGGGGCGATCGCGGCCGGGTGCGTCGCGGTGCCGGTGAATTACCGGCTCTCCCCCCCCGAGGTCGCCTACATCCTGTCGGATTGCGCCGCCGCAGTCGTCGTGACGACCTCGGAGCAGTTCGAAAAGGTCGCCGGACAGGAAGGTGCCCGGGGGGTGGGGACCTGGATCCTCGTGGAGGACCGGAGGGAAGGTTCCCTTCCGTTCGGCGACGCCCTCACTCCAGCCCCCGTTTCCGCGCCGGCGCCGGCGGCTCCCGACGACGTGGCCGTGCTCCTGTACACGTCGGGGACCACGGGGTTTCCCAAGGGGGCGATGATCTCCCACCGGAACACCCTGTTCAACGTCGATTCGTGCCGCGCCACGCTCGGGTACGGGGAGGAGGACGTCGGGCTGCTCACTCTGCCGCTGTTCCACGTGACGGGGCTCCACTCCCAGTTGGTGGCCCTCCTGGCGTGCGGTGCGACCGTGGTGCTGCAGAAGGAGTACGACACGGGGCAGGTTCTCGAGCGGATCGCCCGGAACCGCGTCACGGCGCTCTTCTTCGTCCCCGCGATCTACAAGCTGTTCACGCTCCGGAGCGACATCGACCGCTACGACCTCTCGTCGGTGAGGATCGCGGCGTACGGCGGCGCCCCGATGGCGCCGGAGACGATCGAGGCGCTGAACCGGGCGATGCCCTCCCGGCTCCACAACTGCTACGGGCTGACGGAGTGCTCGTCGCTGGGGACCGTCCTCCCCTCGGAGTTCGCTCTCACCCGGTCCGAGTCGGTGGGGCTCCCTGTCCCCGGGACGGCGGCCGAGGTGCGCGGCCCCGACGGCGGGACGCTTCAACCCGGGGAGCCGGGGGAGCTGTACCTCCGGGGGCCGCACATCGTGCAGGGGTACTTCGGCGCGCCGGAAAAGACGCGGGATGCGATCCGGGACGGGTGGCTCAAGACCGGGGACATCGCCCGGATCGACGGGGACGGTTTCGTGTACATCCTGGACCGGGCGAAGGATATGATCAACCGGGGCGGGGAGAAGATCTACAGCCTCGAGGTGGAGAACGTCCTTTCCATGTGCCCGGGGGTCGCGGAGGCGGCGGTGTTCGGCATCCCCCACCCCGTGTTCGGAGAGGTGCCGGCGGCCCGCCTGGTTCCGCTGCCCGGCGCGACGATCGACCCGGAGGAGATCCGGGCATTCTGCCGCGCCCGTCTCGCGGACTACAAGGTCCCGGTCCAGGTGGGGATCGCGGATCGGATCCCGCGGAACCCCGGCGGGAAAATATTGAAGAAGGAATTACGGAGAGAGTGGGAGAGTCCCTCGCAGGAGGTAGCCCGATGA
- a CDS encoding ABC transporter substrate-binding protein, with protein sequence MNRRDFLKLTGAGSLAAAAGGLGGGLLAPKWVWGATPAVKGPIKIGYQAILSGTLAGYGEFHKMGAVMAIEEINAKGGIAGQKVEMEFRDSTTKADEAIKNARYFVDSWGADYLAGIDSSGQALALAPVMAQLDRPLMVTHGATEKLTEEFVFKNGVRQIFRNCMPTYNDGHAAAFIAKDFPAVKWSTVSPKYEYGFTCWKMFQDSLKGLKPSVQFVAESFAPFGTTDFRSHINTIMDAKPDGLYSTEWAGELISFVRQAKEAGLFEKVKYVMFPVGAAMDVLEGLGKDMPDNIWISARYFFQYPNNKENNDWVARFNKRWNHYPAYVSETAYSSIYAYKAAVEKAGSKDTKAVVAALEGMEMNSPAGKRVFRKEDHQAMYDVPWGKTKSDPKFPFKVMGDMKVIPAKEYFNRPPFEGPGTTPPFK encoded by the coding sequence ATGAACCGACGGGATTTCCTGAAGCTCACGGGGGCCGGTTCCCTGGCGGCGGCGGCGGGGGGGCTGGGCGGCGGCCTGCTCGCCCCGAAGTGGGTGTGGGGGGCCACGCCCGCGGTCAAGGGGCCGATCAAGATCGGCTACCAGGCGATCCTGTCCGGGACGCTCGCCGGCTACGGCGAGTTCCACAAGATGGGCGCGGTCATGGCGATCGAGGAGATCAACGCGAAGGGGGGGATCGCCGGGCAGAAGGTCGAGATGGAGTTCCGCGACTCGACCACGAAGGCCGACGAGGCGATCAAGAACGCCCGCTACTTCGTGGACAGCTGGGGGGCCGATTACCTCGCGGGGATCGACTCCTCGGGGCAGGCGCTGGCGCTGGCCCCGGTCATGGCCCAGCTCGACCGGCCCCTGATGGTGACCCACGGCGCCACCGAGAAGCTGACCGAGGAGTTCGTGTTCAAGAACGGGGTCCGGCAGATCTTCCGGAACTGCATGCCGACGTACAACGACGGGCACGCGGCCGCCTTCATCGCGAAGGACTTTCCCGCCGTCAAGTGGTCCACCGTGAGTCCCAAGTACGAATACGGCTTCACCTGCTGGAAGATGTTCCAGGACTCCCTCAAGGGGCTGAAGCCGTCCGTCCAGTTCGTCGCCGAGTCGTTCGCCCCCTTCGGCACCACGGACTTCCGCTCCCACATCAACACGATCATGGACGCCAAGCCCGACGGGCTCTACTCCACCGAGTGGGCGGGCGAGCTCATCTCCTTCGTGAGGCAGGCGAAGGAAGCCGGCCTCTTCGAAAAGGTGAAGTACGTCATGTTCCCGGTCGGGGCGGCCATGGACGTCCTCGAGGGGCTCGGGAAGGACATGCCCGACAACATCTGGATCTCGGCCCGGTACTTCTTCCAGTACCCGAACAACAAGGAGAACAACGACTGGGTGGCGCGATTCAACAAGCGATGGAACCATTACCCGGCGTACGTCTCCGAGACCGCCTATTCCTCGATCTACGCGTACAAGGCGGCTGTCGAGAAGGCCGGCTCCAAGGACACCAAGGCGGTCGTCGCCGCGCTGGAAGGGATGGAGATGAACTCACCGGCGGGCAAGCGGGTCTTCCGGAAGGAAGACCACCAGGCGATGTACGACGTTCCCTGGGGGAAGACGAAGTCCGACCCGAAATTCCCGTTCAAGGTCATGGGGGACATGAAGGTCATCCCGGCGAAAGAGTATTTCAACCGGCCGCCGTTCGAGGGGCCGGGGACGACTCCACCGTTCAAATAA
- a CDS encoding alpha-ketoacid dehydrogenase subunit beta, which translates to MAEVTLIKAINDALATEMARDPSVCVLGEDIGRGGGVFRATEGLSRRFGPERVIDTPLNEVGIVGMAIGMAMNGLRPVAEIEFSDFIYPAFDQIVSEMAKMRYRSAGQFTAAVVLRAPAGGGIRGGHYHSQSPEAYYIHTAGLVVAMPSTPADAKGLLSSAIRGEDPVIFLEPKALYRTVKGEVPEGEYLVPLGVGRIVRPGSDVTLVTWGGMVPVAEKAAADAATEGVDVEIIDPRTLWPLDIAMIEASVKRTGRAVVLHEAPRTCGFGAEISALIQERCFLHLKAPVARVTGFDTPFPFALEPSYLPDPERTLRAIRASMDF; encoded by the coding sequence ATGGCCGAGGTGACGCTGATCAAGGCGATCAACGACGCGCTCGCGACCGAGATGGCGCGGGACCCGTCGGTCTGCGTCCTCGGGGAGGACATCGGTCGCGGCGGGGGAGTGTTCCGGGCGACGGAGGGGCTCTCCCGGCGATTCGGGCCGGAGCGGGTGATCGACACGCCGCTGAACGAGGTCGGGATCGTCGGGATGGCGATCGGGATGGCGATGAACGGCCTGCGACCGGTCGCCGAGATCGAGTTCTCGGATTTCATCTACCCGGCCTTCGACCAGATCGTCTCGGAGATGGCCAAGATGCGGTACCGCTCCGCGGGGCAGTTCACGGCGGCGGTCGTGCTCCGCGCCCCCGCGGGCGGGGGGATCCGGGGAGGGCACTACCACTCCCAGAGCCCGGAGGCGTACTACATCCACACCGCGGGGCTGGTCGTCGCGATGCCGTCGACCCCGGCCGACGCGAAGGGGCTCCTCTCCTCGGCGATCCGCGGGGAAGACCCGGTGATCTTCCTCGAACCGAAGGCGCTTTACCGGACCGTGAAGGGGGAGGTGCCGGAGGGGGAGTACCTCGTACCGCTCGGGGTGGGGCGGATCGTCCGTCCCGGTTCCGACGTGACGCTGGTTACGTGGGGCGGGATGGTGCCCGTGGCCGAGAAGGCGGCCGCGGACGCCGCGACCGAGGGGGTCGACGTCGAGATCATCGACCCGCGCACCTTGTGGCCGCTGGACATCGCGATGATCGAGGCGTCGGTGAAGCGGACGGGCCGGGCCGTCGTCCTCCACGAGGCGCCGCGGACGTGCGGCTTCGGCGCGGAGATCTCCGCGCTCATCCAGGAACGGTGCTTCCTGCACCTGAAGGCGCCCGTCGCGCGCGTCACGGGGTTCGACACCCCGTTCCCCTTCGCCCTCGAACCGTCGTACCTGCCGGACCCGGAGAGAACGCTGCGCGCGATCCGCGCGTCGATGGATTTCTGA
- a CDS encoding 4-hydroxybutyryl-CoA dehydratase, translated as MMNGAQYVESLKKLKPRIFYRGKRLDKPYDHPALAPHVRTAAATYDLAAGGQHDEIMTATSNLDGAKISRFTHLFWSVDDLIRKIAMLRLIGRETGTCFQRCVGLDAINALWSVTYDVDKAKGTEYHQRFRTFLARLQREDLMSAGAMTDPKGDRSLAPWQQADPDLYVHIVERRPDGVVIRGAKTHITGAANSHEIFVMPTLGLPPEGADYAVACAVPIDAPGLSLVFGRQSNDERKEEAGTIDCGTEWGVVGGESTLIFEDVFVPTERVFMAGEGEFAGSLVDRFSAWHRANYGGCKGGNADVLLGATALLAEIHGTIKNSIVRDKLTEIVHLVETNFAGAIGSSALGKRLPAGNWLVDPLLANTVKQNVTRFVYQVGRLTHDIAGGLLSTLPSDADFQSSEVGGLLEKYFAGKQGFSTDDKRKLCRYIEGMTSVSTLVEALHGAGSPQAQRIVMLRQADLPEKARQAKKVIGIRDGDGESKGRG; from the coding sequence ATGATGAACGGCGCGCAGTACGTGGAAAGCCTGAAAAAACTCAAGCCGAGGATCTTCTACCGCGGGAAGCGGCTGGACAAGCCGTATGACCATCCCGCGCTTGCCCCCCACGTCCGGACCGCGGCGGCGACGTACGACCTGGCGGCGGGAGGGCAGCACGACGAGATCATGACGGCGACGTCGAACCTGGACGGGGCGAAGATCTCCCGGTTCACGCACCTGTTCTGGAGCGTGGACGACCTGATCCGGAAGATCGCCATGCTGCGGCTCATCGGACGGGAGACGGGGACCTGCTTCCAGCGGTGCGTCGGACTCGACGCGATCAACGCCCTCTGGTCGGTGACGTACGACGTCGACAAGGCGAAGGGGACGGAGTACCACCAGCGGTTCCGGACGTTCCTGGCCCGGCTGCAGCGGGAGGACCTGATGTCGGCCGGGGCGATGACCGATCCGAAGGGGGACCGGTCCCTCGCCCCCTGGCAGCAGGCCGACCCCGACCTGTACGTCCACATCGTCGAGCGGCGTCCCGACGGGGTCGTGATCCGGGGCGCCAAGACGCACATCACGGGGGCGGCGAACTCCCACGAGATCTTCGTCATGCCCACGCTCGGGCTTCCGCCGGAGGGGGCCGACTACGCGGTCGCCTGCGCCGTCCCGATCGACGCGCCGGGGCTTTCGCTCGTCTTCGGCCGGCAGAGCAACGACGAGCGGAAGGAAGAGGCGGGCACGATCGACTGCGGCACGGAGTGGGGGGTGGTCGGCGGGGAGAGCACGCTGATCTTCGAGGACGTCTTCGTCCCCACGGAACGGGTCTTCATGGCCGGGGAAGGGGAGTTCGCGGGATCGCTCGTCGACCGGTTCTCGGCGTGGCACCGGGCGAACTACGGCGGCTGCAAGGGTGGGAACGCCGACGTTCTCCTCGGCGCGACCGCCCTGCTGGCCGAGATCCACGGGACGATCAAGAACAGCATCGTGCGGGACAAGCTCACCGAGATCGTCCACCTCGTGGAGACGAACTTCGCGGGGGCGATCGGTTCCTCCGCGCTGGGGAAACGGCTCCCCGCGGGGAACTGGCTGGTGGATCCGCTCCTGGCGAACACGGTGAAGCAGAACGTGACCCGGTTCGTGTACCAGGTGGGGCGGCTCACGCACGACATCGCGGGGGGGCTCCTGTCCACCCTGCCGTCCGACGCCGACTTCCAGAGCAGCGAGGTGGGCGGCCTGCTGGAGAAATATTTCGCCGGGAAGCAGGGGTTCTCCACGGACGACAAGCGGAAGCTGTGCCGGTACATCGAGGGGATGACGTCGGTGTCCACGCTGGTCGAGGCGCTGCACGGGGCCGGCTCCCCGCAGGCGCAGCGGATCGTGATGCTCCGCCAGGCGGACCTGCCGGAGAAGGCCCGGCAGGCGAAGAAGGTGATCGGGATCCGGGACGGCGATGGCGAATCGAAGGGGCGTGGATGA
- a CDS encoding SDR family oxidoreductase, which yields MRNVGADLFDLTGKAALVTGASKGLGRAMALGLAKAGCGLALCARDAGGLRETRAAAEALGVRAETFAMDVLRRESVADAVEAVAGSFGGIDILVNNAGVNVRKTTLDLSEGEWDRVLDTNLKGYFLVAQAVAPHMIRQRRGKVIHISSIFGAVGMNNQLAYACSKGGINQMTKVMAIEWAPHNVQVNAIGPTYFETPLVATLRDDPERFRFINERTPMGRWGQPEELEGTVVFLASKASDFITGQTIYVDGGWTIW from the coding sequence GTGCGCAACGTGGGCGCGGACCTGTTCGACCTGACCGGGAAGGCGGCGCTGGTCACCGGCGCGTCGAAGGGGCTCGGGCGCGCGATGGCGCTGGGGCTGGCGAAGGCCGGGTGCGGCCTGGCGCTGTGCGCCCGGGACGCGGGGGGGCTTCGGGAAACCCGCGCGGCGGCGGAGGCGCTGGGGGTCCGGGCGGAGACGTTCGCGATGGACGTTCTCCGCCGGGAGAGCGTTGCGGACGCGGTCGAAGCGGTCGCCGGCTCGTTCGGCGGGATCGACATCCTGGTGAACAACGCCGGGGTGAACGTTCGCAAGACGACCCTCGACCTGTCGGAAGGGGAGTGGGACCGCGTCCTCGACACGAACCTGAAGGGGTACTTCCTCGTCGCGCAGGCCGTGGCCCCGCACATGATCCGGCAACGGCGGGGGAAGGTCATCCACATCTCCTCGATCTTCGGGGCCGTGGGGATGAACAACCAGCTCGCCTACGCCTGCAGCAAGGGCGGCATCAACCAGATGACGAAGGTGATGGCGATCGAGTGGGCGCCGCACAACGTCCAGGTGAACGCGATCGGGCCGACGTACTTCGAGACTCCCCTGGTGGCGACGCTGCGGGACGACCCGGAGCGGTTCCGGTTCATCAACGAGCGGACGCCGATGGGCCGCTGGGGACAGCCGGAGGAGCTCGAGGGGACGGTGGTCTTCCTCGCCTCGAAGGCGTCGGATTTCATCACGGGGCAGACGATCTACGTCGACGGCGGATGGACGATCTGGTGA
- a CDS encoding ABC transporter ATP-binding protein, whose amino-acid sequence MLEALNVDTFYGTSHILQEVSLSVGEGEVVALLGRNGVGKTTTLRSIMGLSPPKRGSIRLRGKEIAGIPPYEVARLGVAYVPDDLRIFPDLTAEENLEISRRLSHRQGYWNRERVYELFPILADLAPAKGINLSGGEKKMLGIGRALMANPSLLLLDEPSEGLAPLVVANLVEVLGRIHGQGVTILLADQNLKFCRKVCGRGYILEKGAVRFGGGMGEIWGNEEVIRKYLVV is encoded by the coding sequence ATCCTCGAAGCGTTGAACGTCGACACGTTCTACGGGACGAGCCACATCCTCCAGGAGGTTTCCCTCTCCGTGGGGGAGGGGGAGGTGGTCGCCCTGCTGGGGAGGAACGGTGTCGGGAAGACCACCACCCTCCGTTCGATCATGGGGCTTTCCCCGCCGAAGCGGGGGTCGATCCGGCTGCGCGGGAAGGAGATCGCCGGCATCCCGCCGTACGAGGTCGCCCGCCTCGGGGTGGCGTACGTGCCCGACGATCTCCGGATCTTTCCCGATCTCACCGCGGAGGAGAACCTGGAGATTTCGCGCAGGCTCTCCCATCGGCAGGGGTACTGGAACCGGGAGCGGGTGTACGAGCTCTTTCCGATCCTCGCGGATCTCGCCCCCGCGAAGGGGATCAACCTGTCGGGCGGGGAGAAGAAGATGCTGGGGATCGGCCGGGCGCTGATGGCGAACCCGTCCCTGCTCCTGCTGGACGAGCCGTCCGAGGGGCTCGCGCCGCTGGTGGTGGCGAACCTGGTGGAAGTGCTCGGCCGGATCCACGGGCAGGGGGTGACGATCCTGCTCGCCGACCAGAACCTGAAGTTCTGCCGGAAGGTGTGCGGCCGGGGATACATCCTCGAGAAAGGGGCGGTCCGGTTCGGCGGGGGGATGGGGGAGATCTGGGGGAACGAAGAAGTCATCCGGAAATACCTGGTGGTGTGA
- a CDS encoding ABC transporter ATP-binding protein: MGEPLLTTEKLSNHFGMVCTARDLDLRFEPGVLTSIIGPNGAGKSTLINLLTGHLPVQAGRIRFQGRDITRLPIHARVRLGVCRSFQVVNVFPELTVLQNVLIPVLARTGRAWNPIRSLSRETAVLRETEAILSMVALLAERDTPATALSHGDLRLLEVGVALAAAPTLLFLDEPTAGMNPVERVRLLENIRELAREGRTTFVVVEHDMDVVFSLSERIIVLHRGEILCDGTPGQVRADAKVREVYLGDDVSDLFRYQEE, encoded by the coding sequence ATGGGGGAGCCCCTGCTCACGACGGAAAAGCTGTCGAACCACTTCGGGATGGTCTGTACCGCCCGGGATCTCGACCTCCGGTTCGAGCCGGGCGTCCTCACCTCCATCATCGGGCCGAACGGGGCGGGAAAATCCACGCTGATCAACCTTCTCACGGGGCACCTCCCGGTGCAGGCCGGGAGGATCCGCTTCCAGGGGCGGGACATCACCCGCCTCCCCATCCATGCGCGGGTCCGCCTGGGGGTCTGCCGGTCGTTCCAGGTCGTCAACGTCTTCCCCGAGCTCACCGTTCTGCAGAACGTGCTGATCCCGGTCCTCGCGCGGACGGGAAGGGCGTGGAACCCGATCCGGAGCCTTTCGCGGGAGACCGCGGTTTTGCGGGAGACGGAGGCGATCCTTTCGATGGTCGCCCTGCTGGCGGAGCGCGACACCCCCGCCACCGCGCTGTCCCATGGGGACCTTCGCCTCCTCGAAGTCGGCGTGGCGCTCGCCGCCGCCCCGACGCTGCTGTTTCTCGACGAGCCCACCGCGGGGATGAACCCCGTGGAGCGGGTCCGCCTCCTCGAAAACATCCGCGAGCTCGCGCGCGAGGGGCGCACCACCTTCGTGGTGGTGGAGCACGACATGGACGTGGTGTTCTCCCTCTCCGAGCGGATCATCGTCCTCCACCGGGGGGAGATCCTCTGCGACGGCACGCCCGGGCAGGTCCGGGCCGACGCGAAGGTGCGCGAAGTGTACCTGGGGGACGACGTGTCCGATCTCTTCCGGTATCAGGAGGAGTGA
- a CDS encoding nitroreductase family protein — MEAILSRRSIRRYTPDLLPEEAIRRVLEAGMAAPSAGDERPWHFVVITGKEMLAAIPGFHSHARFVPDAAAAILVCADRSLSKYPPADWWVQDCSAATQNILLAAHATGLGAVWLGVHPEKERSDGFRALCRLPDSVIPFSLVSLGFPAVRKEREHRFDPSRVHRERWGML; from the coding sequence ATGGAGGCGATCCTGTCCCGCAGGAGCATCCGCAGGTACACGCCGGATCTTTTGCCGGAGGAGGCGATCCGGCGGGTCCTGGAGGCGGGGATGGCCGCTCCGTCGGCGGGGGACGAACGCCCGTGGCACTTCGTGGTGATCACCGGGAAGGAAATGCTCGCGGCGATTCCGGGGTTCCATTCGCATGCCCGGTTCGTGCCGGACGCGGCTGCGGCGATCCTCGTGTGCGCGGATCGTTCCCTCTCGAAGTATCCTCCGGCCGACTGGTGGGTCCAGGACTGTTCCGCCGCGACGCAGAACATCCTGCTGGCCGCCCACGCGACGGGGCTCGGGGCGGTCTGGCTGGGCGTGCATCCCGAGAAGGAACGGAGCGACGGTTTCCGCGCGCTGTGCCGCCTCCCCGATTCGGTCATCCCCTTTTCCCTGGTATCTCTCGGTTTTCCGGCGGTGCGGAAAGAGAGGGAGCACCGGTTCGACCCCTCGAGGGTCCACCGGGAACGATGGGGCATGCTGTAG
- a CDS encoding branched-chain amino acid ABC transporter permease: MKARTRNAVAAAAVLLALCAVPFLAGKFAIYLTMRIMLLGIFAVGYNLLLGQTGLLSFGHGAFYAAGAYGMGLFGVHVSTHPLLGVAAGIVAAVLLALLVGYLCVRHTEIYFAMLTLACGMMVFSLVWNAREITGGDDGLIGILRAPVSLFGGIKMPIGKDEQFYFFVLFFFALSVWAVHRIRQSPFGLALAGIRENARRSEFAGVPVRRYRLAVFVLSGAFAGLAGSLEALLESNARPFMAHWTHSAEPVLVSLLGGLSSLAGPLVGSAIYIAMREIIQRFTENWMLGFGIVLLVIIMGFRGGVTGTLSALFRKAAAPGEG; this comes from the coding sequence ATGAAGGCGCGGACGCGAAACGCGGTCGCGGCGGCGGCCGTCCTGCTGGCCCTGTGCGCGGTGCCGTTCCTTGCCGGAAAGTTCGCGATCTACCTCACGATGCGGATCATGCTCCTGGGGATCTTCGCCGTCGGGTACAACCTCCTCCTGGGGCAGACGGGGCTCCTCTCCTTCGGGCACGGGGCGTTCTACGCCGCCGGCGCCTACGGGATGGGGCTTTTCGGGGTCCACGTCTCCACCCACCCCCTTCTCGGGGTGGCGGCGGGGATCGTCGCGGCGGTCCTCCTCGCGCTCCTGGTCGGATACCTCTGCGTCCGCCACACGGAGATCTACTTCGCGATGCTGACCCTGGCGTGCGGGATGATGGTCTTCTCCCTCGTCTGGAACGCCCGGGAGATCACCGGCGGCGACGACGGGCTGATCGGCATACTGCGCGCCCCCGTTTCCCTCTTCGGCGGGATCAAGATGCCGATCGGCAAGGACGAACAGTTCTATTTCTTCGTGCTCTTCTTCTTCGCGCTCAGCGTGTGGGCCGTCCACCGGATCCGGCAGTCCCCCTTCGGGCTGGCCCTCGCGGGAATCCGGGAGAACGCCCGGCGCAGCGAATTCGCCGGCGTCCCGGTGCGGCGCTACCGCCTGGCCGTCTTCGTCCTGAGCGGGGCGTTCGCGGGCCTTGCCGGATCGCTGGAGGCGCTCCTGGAGAGCAACGCGCGCCCCTTCATGGCCCACTGGACCCATTCCGCGGAGCCGGTCCTGGTCAGCCTGTTGGGCGGGCTGTCGTCGCTCGCGGGCCCCCTGGTCGGCAGCGCGATCTACATCGCGATGCGCGAGATCATCCAGCGATTCACCGAGAACTGGATGCTGGGGTTCGGGATCGTCCTCCTGGTGATCATCATGGGGTTCCGCGGCGGGGTCACGGGGACCCTGTCGGCCCTGTTCCGGAAGGCCGCCGCCCCGGGGGAGGGATAA